A region of Pasteurellaceae bacterium Orientalotternb1 DNA encodes the following proteins:
- a CDS encoding cell division/cell wall cluster transcriptional repressor MraZ codes for MFRGAASISLDTKGRLAIPTRYRKELIENHQSTLICTVDIRQPCLLLYPLHEWEVVEQKLLALSNFDPTQRRIQRVMQGFATECEMDSAGRILLSPVLRQHAQLEQQIMLVGQLNKFEIWQAAQWQAQIAEDLALGSSAELLNCEALKNLSL; via the coding sequence ATGTTTCGTGGTGCGGCATCAATTAGTTTAGATACCAAAGGGCGGTTGGCGATCCCAACTCGTTACCGCAAGGAATTGATCGAAAATCACCAAAGCACGTTGATTTGCACCGTTGATATTCGTCAGCCTTGTTTGCTCTTGTACCCACTGCATGAATGGGAAGTGGTTGAGCAGAAATTGCTTGCACTTTCTAATTTTGATCCAACTCAACGCCGAATTCAGCGAGTCATGCAAGGTTTTGCCACTGAATGTGAAATGGATTCTGCTGGGCGAATTTTACTCAGCCCCGTGCTTCGCCAACACGCCCAATTAGAACAGCAGATTATGTTAGTCGGGCAGCTGAATAAATTTGAAATTTGGCAAGCGGCACAATGGCAAGCACAAATTGCGGAAGATCTTGCTCTTGGCAGTTCCGCTGAATTGCTCAATTGCGAAGCCCTAAAAAATCTCTCTTTATAA
- a CDS encoding cell division protein FtsI, protein MKKAVKFNPKKETPKSEALAKNIPSFMPSRFVMVYLLIAGLALALLAQSAYLQITDSDRLIKEADKRSLRANELPFTRGKILDRHGRVLSTSVPMYSITLDPKEYFDTHLRRSKERWRKLAMEMGGSASKIDAKVNAFLKEKTDGKQKKYDPRSLFNLNSEDYWTLLARSTGLDYNTLIEKVRNNPNSEFLQIEADAIALAKEKMQALAKSIDLKYNVLMDKLYAASEQRFLYIARHQSDSVGEYAKALKIDGLVLKSESRRFYPLAEEVAQLIGFTDQDDREGAEGLERSFNSLLIGKNGKQIIRKDAKGNIIERIRDEKQYDPQDVMLSIDEELQSMVYREIKKSVIENKAESGTAVLVDIHTGEILAMANAPSYNPNNRSDFKPELARNRAITDTFEPGSTVKPLVVLTALQHKATYPNEVISTRPFTVNGHTITDVAPRDSLTLTGILQKSSNIGVSRLALRMPSTALVDTYGKVGFGKDTGLGLGEERGSNGDRKRWSDIERATMAYGYGLNVTPLQLARAYATLGSFGIYRPLSVTKVDPPVIGERVLPEKITRDVVHMMESVAQKGEGGQRAAVDGFRVAIKTGTARKLEKGKYVEKYIAYTAGIAPASDPRFALVVLINEPKAGVYYGGAVSAPLFSSIMGYTLKAKNIKPDNVTEESRNAIREIKPNLTN, encoded by the coding sequence ATGAAAAAAGCGGTGAAATTTAATCCGAAGAAAGAGACCCCAAAAAGTGAAGCCTTGGCAAAAAATATTCCAAGTTTTATGCCAAGCCGCTTTGTGATGGTCTATTTGCTTATTGCGGGATTAGCACTTGCTTTATTGGCTCAAAGTGCGTATTTGCAGATTACTGATTCAGATCGTCTAATTAAAGAAGCGGACAAGCGGTCACTTCGGGCGAATGAATTACCATTTACTCGGGGGAAAATTTTAGATCGCCATGGACGAGTGCTTTCGACTAGTGTGCCGATGTATTCGATCACGCTCGATCCTAAAGAATATTTTGATACCCACCTTCGTCGTAGTAAAGAACGTTGGCGGAAGCTTGCTATGGAAATGGGGGGATCTGCCAGTAAAATTGATGCAAAAGTGAATGCGTTTTTGAAAGAAAAAACTGATGGCAAGCAGAAAAAATATGATCCCCGTTCCCTTTTTAATTTGAATAGTGAAGACTATTGGACGTTACTAGCTCGCTCAACGGGATTGGATTACAACACATTAATCGAGAAAGTCCGAAATAATCCAAATTCAGAGTTCCTACAAATAGAAGCAGATGCTATTGCTCTTGCAAAAGAGAAAATGCAAGCCTTGGCTAAGAGCATTGACCTTAAATATAACGTATTAATGGACAAACTCTATGCGGCTTCAGAACAACGCTTTTTATATATTGCTCGCCACCAGTCTGATTCAGTTGGAGAGTACGCCAAGGCACTAAAAATTGATGGATTAGTGTTGAAAAGTGAATCTCGCCGTTTTTACCCATTGGCGGAAGAAGTCGCTCAATTGATTGGTTTTACAGACCAAGACGACAGAGAAGGTGCTGAAGGCTTAGAACGGAGTTTTAATTCACTACTCATCGGCAAAAACGGGAAGCAAATTATTCGTAAGGATGCGAAAGGTAACATCATTGAAAGAATTCGGGATGAAAAACAGTATGATCCTCAAGATGTGATGTTGAGCATTGATGAAGAGTTACAATCAATGGTTTATCGTGAAATCAAAAAATCGGTGATTGAAAATAAAGCAGAATCAGGTACTGCGGTGTTAGTGGATATTCACACGGGGGAAATTTTGGCGATGGCAAATGCCCCTTCATATAATCCAAACAACCGCAGCGATTTCAAACCTGAGTTAGCACGTAACAGAGCGATTACGGATACCTTTGAGCCAGGCTCAACGGTAAAACCCTTAGTTGTCCTTACTGCGTTGCAGCATAAAGCGACTTATCCAAACGAGGTGATTAGCACCCGCCCATTTACCGTGAATGGACACACTATTACTGATGTTGCTCCACGGGATAGCCTAACGCTCACGGGTATTTTGCAAAAATCGAGTAACATTGGGGTGAGCCGTTTAGCGTTAAGAATGCCTTCAACGGCGTTAGTTGATACTTACGGCAAAGTTGGCTTTGGTAAAGATACTGGCTTGGGCTTAGGCGAAGAACGAGGTAGCAACGGTGATCGTAAACGTTGGTCAGATATTGAACGAGCCACAATGGCGTATGGTTACGGCTTAAATGTCACCCCGCTACAATTGGCAAGAGCCTATGCAACACTAGGCAGTTTCGGCATTTACCGCCCACTTTCCGTCACCAAAGTCGATCCGCCTGTTATCGGAGAGCGAGTACTGCCTGAAAAAATTACCCGTGATGTGGTGCATATGATGGAAAGTGTTGCTCAAAAAGGCGAAGGCGGACAACGTGCAGCGGTTGATGGTTTCCGTGTGGCAATCAAAACGGGTACGGCACGTAAATTAGAGAAAGGTAAATATGTCGAAAAATATATCGCCTACACTGCAGGCATTGCCCCAGCAAGCGATCCTCGCTTTGCCTTGGTGGTGCTGATTAACGAACCAAAAGCGGGTGTTTACTACGGCGGTGCGGTTTCGGCACCACTGTTCTCAAGTATTATGGGCTATACCTTAAAAGCAAAAAATATCAAACCTGATAATGTGACAGAAGAAAGTCGCAATGCCATTCGTGAAATTAAGCCGAATTTAACTAATTAA
- a CDS encoding UDP-N-acetylmuramoyl-L-alanyl-D-glutamate--2,6-diaminopimelate ligase, translating to MKRLLPFFPELPIWAELNTLNQMTLDSRQVQQGDLFVALKGHQVDGRQFIAKAIEQGAALVLAEADEGVSEPELASEFAKCNLNRTACKVISVPNLPKMLSAIANAFYAEPSKKLTLVGITGTNGKTTTAQLFAQWRNLLGGKSAVMGTIGNGLYGQVQEAVNTTGSAIEIQRNLADFVKQGADFCAMEVSSHGLAQYRAEALDFDLAVFTNLSRDHLDYHNTMEEYAAAKFRLFDELSTKQQVINADDEIGKQWLTKLPQAVAVSINPAETLNQTRWVQAKNVAYTLQGAEIEFASSWGNGKLDSRLIGAFNVSNLLTAFAGLLALGYELPKLLETVPLLMGICGRMECLVSKEAPQANPMVIVDYAHTPDALEKALQAARLHCDGKLWCVFGCGGDRDTGKRPLMASIAEQYADNVIVTDDNPRTEDPDIIFADIMQGFKKPKNVQKMHIRQYAIEQAISQADSKDVVLIAGKGHEDYQIIGTKKYHFSDQEVAKKFLV from the coding sequence ATGAAGCGTTTACTGCCGTTTTTCCCTGAATTGCCAATTTGGGCGGAACTCAACACCTTAAACCAAATGACTCTCGATAGCCGCCAAGTGCAACAAGGCGATCTATTTGTGGCATTAAAAGGGCATCAAGTGGATGGTCGCCAATTTATTGCAAAAGCGATTGAGCAAGGAGCAGCCTTAGTGTTAGCCGAGGCGGACGAGGGAGTAAGTGAGCCAGAGCTCGCCAGTGAATTTGCAAAATGTAACCTAAATCGTACCGCTTGTAAGGTCATCAGCGTACCGAATTTGCCGAAAATGCTATCGGCAATCGCCAATGCATTTTACGCCGAGCCATCAAAAAAACTGACGTTAGTTGGCATCACAGGCACTAACGGCAAAACGACTACGGCTCAACTGTTCGCCCAATGGCGAAACTTGCTTGGCGGTAAATCGGCGGTAATGGGAACGATTGGCAACGGTTTATATGGACAAGTGCAAGAGGCAGTGAATACCACGGGTTCAGCGATTGAAATTCAACGCAACTTGGCTGATTTCGTCAAACAAGGGGCGGATTTCTGTGCGATGGAAGTGTCTAGCCACGGATTAGCACAATATCGTGCCGAAGCCCTGGATTTCGATTTAGCGGTATTTACCAATTTAAGCCGTGATCACTTGGATTATCACAACACAATGGAAGAGTACGCCGCAGCGAAATTTCGCCTGTTTGACGAACTCTCTACCAAACAACAGGTGATCAACGCCGATGATGAAATTGGTAAACAGTGGCTCACCAAACTCCCACAAGCAGTGGCAGTGAGTATCAACCCAGCGGAAACCCTCAACCAAACTCGCTGGGTACAAGCGAAAAATGTCGCTTATACGCTACAAGGTGCGGAAATTGAGTTTGCTTCTTCGTGGGGCAATGGCAAATTAGACAGCCGTTTAATCGGGGCTTTTAACGTCAGCAACTTGCTCACCGCTTTCGCAGGCTTGCTCGCTCTCGGTTACGAATTGCCAAAATTGCTTGAAACCGTACCGCTTTTAATGGGCATTTGTGGACGAATGGAGTGTTTAGTCAGCAAAGAAGCTCCGCAAGCCAACCCAATGGTGATTGTCGATTACGCCCACACCCCAGATGCCCTTGAAAAAGCCCTACAAGCCGCCCGTTTACACTGCGACGGCAAACTCTGGTGCGTTTTCGGCTGCGGCGGCGATCGTGATACGGGCAAACGTCCGTTGATGGCAAGCATCGCCGAACAATATGCAGACAACGTGATCGTGACCGATGATAACCCACGAACCGAAGATCCTGACATCATCTTCGCCGACATTATGCAAGGCTTCAAAAAACCGAAGAACGTGCAGAAAATGCATATTCGCCAATATGCGATTGAACAAGCCATTTCCCAAGCAGACAGTAAAGATGTAGTGTTAATCGCAGGCAAAGGCCACGAAGACTATCAAATCATCGGTACCAAGAAATACCATTTTTCCGATCAGGAAGTGGCGAAGAAGTTTTTGGTTTAA
- a CDS encoding fatty acid metabolism regulator, which produces MEKSEILKAQSPAALAEEYIVKSIWNNHFPAGSDLPAERELADIIGVTRTTLREVLQRLARDGWLNIQHGKPTRVNNVWETAGPNIIETMIKLDRSTIPMIIANVVSLRTRMGEYYIPEAIRLDATKSLGLFAELEHLEDNAKAYAEFDYNLYRSFTFVAEKPIYGLILNSFKDLYHQIASLFFSDATSRQLTRHFYHQLKAACEQKNYHIAVDCMAENRQRSTVIWSEMLKNLPENLQF; this is translated from the coding sequence ATGGAAAAATCAGAGATTTTAAAAGCTCAAAGTCCGGCGGCATTAGCGGAAGAATACATTGTCAAGAGCATTTGGAATAACCATTTCCCTGCGGGATCAGATTTGCCTGCTGAACGCGAATTAGCGGATATTATCGGGGTAACTCGTACAACGTTGCGGGAAGTCTTACAGCGTTTGGCTCGTGATGGTTGGCTAAATATTCAACATGGTAAACCAACCCGTGTTAATAATGTCTGGGAAACGGCAGGACCTAATATTATCGAAACAATGATTAAGTTAGATCGTTCAACGATTCCTATGATTATTGCGAATGTTGTGTCACTTCGTACTCGAATGGGAGAATATTATATTCCTGAAGCCATTCGTTTAGATGCTACAAAATCATTGGGTTTGTTTGCGGAATTAGAGCATTTAGAAGACAATGCGAAAGCTTATGCAGAGTTCGATTACAATCTTTACCGCAGTTTTACTTTTGTGGCAGAAAAGCCGATTTATGGTTTAATTTTGAACAGCTTTAAAGATCTCTATCATCAAATTGCCTCTCTATTTTTTTCAGATGCAACTTCTCGTCAGCTTACTCGCCATTTCTATCATCAACTGAAAGCGGCTTGTGAACAAAAAAATTATCATATTGCGGTAGATTGTATGGCAGAGAATCGCCAACGCAGTACGGTAATTTGGAGTGAAATGTTGAAAAACTTACCTGAAAACCTGCAGTTTTAA
- a CDS encoding phospho-N-acetylmuramoyl-pentapeptide-transferase: MLVWLAEYLVQFNTVFNVVSYITFRSIMALLTAMIVGLWIGPTVIRRLQILKFGQEVRNDGPESHFKKRGTPTMGGIMILFSIAVSTLLWADLRNPYVWFVLFILLGYGVVGFVDDYWKIARKNTDGLIARWKYFWLSVIALITAFGMYAIGKETAATQLVVPFFKDVMPQLGLFYIVLTYFVIVGTSNAVNLTDGLDGLAIVPIIMVAGAFALIAWATGNYNFAQYLHIPYIKYSGELVILCTAIVGAGLGFLWFNTYPAQVFMGDVGSLSLGGALGVIAVLVRQELLLVVMGGVFVVEALSVILQVGSYKLRQKRIFRMAPIHHHFELKGWPEPRVIVRFWIITLMLVLIGLVTLKLR, encoded by the coding sequence ATGTTAGTTTGGTTAGCTGAATACTTGGTGCAATTTAACACCGTTTTTAACGTGGTGTCTTACATTACGTTCCGCTCAATTATGGCATTGCTGACAGCGATGATTGTTGGGCTGTGGATTGGTCCAACGGTGATCCGCCGTTTGCAGATATTGAAATTTGGGCAAGAAGTACGGAATGACGGTCCTGAAAGCCATTTCAAAAAACGAGGTACGCCAACGATGGGCGGAATTATGATTCTGTTCTCGATTGCGGTCAGCACATTGTTGTGGGCAGACTTACGCAATCCGTATGTGTGGTTCGTGTTATTTATTCTACTTGGCTATGGCGTGGTTGGTTTTGTCGATGATTATTGGAAAATCGCTCGCAAAAATACCGATGGGTTGATTGCCCGTTGGAAATATTTTTGGCTGTCGGTGATCGCGTTGATTACCGCATTTGGAATGTATGCGATTGGCAAAGAGACTGCCGCTACGCAGCTCGTTGTACCGTTTTTCAAAGATGTAATGCCACAACTTGGCTTGTTCTACATTGTGCTGACCTATTTTGTGATTGTCGGCACCAGTAACGCCGTAAACCTGACTGACGGCTTAGACGGCTTGGCGATCGTGCCGATTATTATGGTCGCAGGGGCATTTGCCTTGATTGCGTGGGCAACGGGAAACTATAATTTTGCACAATATTTGCACATTCCCTATATCAAATACAGTGGCGAGTTGGTGATTTTATGTACCGCTATCGTGGGGGCTGGGTTAGGTTTCTTATGGTTTAACACCTATCCAGCTCAAGTGTTTATGGGCGATGTTGGCTCACTTTCCCTTGGCGGTGCATTAGGAGTAATTGCTGTGCTTGTTCGCCAAGAATTATTGTTGGTAGTGATGGGCGGCGTGTTTGTGGTTGAAGCGTTGTCGGTCATTTTGCAAGTCGGCTCTTATAAACTTCGCCAAAAACGCATTTTCCGAATGGCACCGATCCACCACCATTTTGAACTCAAAGGCTGGCCAGAACCCCGTGTAATCGTCCGCTTCTGGATCATCACCTTGATGTTAGTATTGATCGGATTGGTGACATTGAAACTACGCTAA
- a CDS encoding 16S rRNA (cytosine(1402)-N(4))-methyltransferase translates to MTDVPKHITVLLNEAVDGLALKPNGIYIDGTFGRGGHSRFILSKLGANGRLIAIDRDPRAIAEASTISDPRFQIVHSAFSAIPDICEELGLVGKIDGILLDLGVSSPQLDEAERGFSFMRDGPLDMRMDTTKGLSAAEWLAQVSIDDLAWVLKEFGEERFAKRIAQAVVSHNKFANPKISRTLELAKIIEEAVPFKDKHKHPATRSFQAIRIFINSELDELEKALHSALSVLAPQGRLSIISFHSLEDRMVKQFMRKQSKGEAVPKGLPILESELNKNIPLKTIGKAIMPTEAEIQANPRSRSAVLRIAEKR, encoded by the coding sequence ATGACAGACGTTCCCAAACATATCACCGTGTTACTCAACGAAGCCGTTGATGGCTTGGCACTCAAGCCAAACGGAATTTATATTGATGGCACTTTCGGTCGTGGGGGACATTCGCGTTTCATTCTTAGCAAACTGGGGGCAAACGGTCGTTTAATTGCAATTGATCGCGATCCACGAGCGATTGCTGAAGCCAGCACCATTTCCGATCCTCGTTTTCAAATCGTCCATTCGGCGTTTTCTGCCATTCCTGACATTTGCGAAGAATTGGGCTTAGTTGGCAAAATTGATGGGATTTTGCTCGATTTGGGTGTTTCTTCCCCACAACTTGACGAAGCAGAGCGAGGCTTTAGTTTTATGCGAGATGGGCCGCTCGATATGCGAATGGATACTACCAAAGGCTTATCAGCAGCAGAATGGCTGGCACAAGTTTCCATTGATGATTTAGCGTGGGTGTTGAAAGAATTTGGCGAAGAGCGTTTTGCCAAACGCATCGCACAAGCGGTCGTTTCCCATAATAAATTTGCAAATCCAAAAATTTCTCGTACGTTGGAATTAGCGAAAATCATTGAAGAAGCGGTGCCGTTTAAAGATAAGCACAAACACCCCGCAACCCGTTCATTCCAAGCGATCCGCATTTTTATCAACAGTGAATTAGATGAACTAGAGAAAGCCTTACATTCGGCGTTAAGTGTTTTAGCTCCGCAGGGACGGCTGTCGATCATCAGTTTCCACTCCCTTGAAGACCGAATGGTTAAGCAGTTTATGCGGAAGCAAAGCAAAGGTGAAGCTGTGCCAAAAGGCTTGCCAATTTTGGAAAGCGAGTTAAATAAAAATATTCCGCTGAAAACCATCGGCAAGGCAATTATGCCAACAGAAGCGGAAATTCAAGCCAACCCACGCTCACGCAGTGCAGTGTTGCGAATTGCGGAGAAACGTTAA
- a CDS encoding cell division protein FtsL — MSNERYPLRQVILDDLTNHNKVALLLLFFVILSAVATVWVTHQTRLLTSEQSKLTVANQKLENQYIHLQLEENSQSQKSRVEAVAEKLGLQGTKKEQEVILVR, encoded by the coding sequence ATGTCGAATGAACGCTATCCATTACGCCAAGTGATTTTAGACGATTTAACTAATCACAATAAAGTGGCTCTCCTATTGTTGTTTTTCGTGATTCTTTCGGCGGTCGCAACGGTTTGGGTAACACATCAAACCCGTTTATTGACTAGCGAACAAAGTAAATTGACGGTGGCGAATCAGAAATTAGAAAACCAATATATTCATTTGCAATTAGAAGAAAATTCCCAAAGCCAGAAATCGCGGGTGGAAGCTGTTGCGGAAAAATTAGGATTGCAAGGAACAAAAAAAGAGCAAGAAGTGATTTTAGTGAGATAA
- the murF gene encoding UDP-N-acetylmuramoyl-tripeptide--D-alanyl-D-alanine ligase produces the protein MIKTTTNQIAEILNAKLIGSGDTFIENISTDTRQAVENGLFFALKGEKFDAHNYVEKAIEQGCVALVVERELNVSVPQIVVEDTRLALGELAKWLKAKLNPKTVAMTGSSGKTTVKEMTAKILQKLTACEDEVLYTFGNLNNDLGVPLTLLRLTEKHKFAVVELGANHIGEIAYTTAITQPDACLVNNVAAAHLEGFGSLAGVAQAKGEIYRGLKAGGTAIVNLAHYYPQWQQEIGNHERQSFCYTGEDKDRYADFWAEDVELLLNGSRFTLHSPQGEIAINLPYLGEHNISNALAATSLAMAVGADLAAIKAGLEQRSAVKGRLYPIEINPNLLLIDDSYNANVDSMKSAVSVLKNYPAFRIFAVGDMAELGKESAACHQEVADVVAQADLDLVVSFGKESAVISQNEAHHFTDKAAIAEFLTQLILQKQAENQPLVLLAKGSRSQKMDELIAMLCQAFNVSF, from the coding sequence ATGATAAAAACAACAACAAACCAAATCGCTGAAATCCTAAACGCTAAACTCATCGGCAGCGGCGATACTTTCATCGAAAACATCAGTACCGACACACGTCAAGCGGTTGAAAATGGGCTGTTTTTTGCGTTGAAAGGCGAAAAATTCGATGCCCACAACTATGTCGAAAAGGCGATTGAGCAAGGCTGCGTGGCGTTGGTGGTAGAGCGTGAGTTGAATGTCAGCGTGCCGCAAATCGTGGTAGAGGATACCCGTTTGGCGTTGGGCGAGTTGGCGAAATGGCTGAAAGCGAAGCTCAATCCGAAAACGGTGGCGATGACGGGTTCTTCGGGTAAAACGACCGTCAAAGAGATGACGGCAAAAATTTTGCAGAAACTCACCGCTTGTGAAGACGAAGTGCTTTACACTTTTGGCAATTTAAACAATGACTTAGGTGTGCCACTGACCTTATTGCGTTTAACTGAAAAACACAAATTTGCGGTGGTGGAATTGGGAGCAAATCATATCGGTGAAATCGCTTACACTACTGCGATTACCCAGCCTGATGCCTGTTTAGTCAATAACGTGGCAGCAGCACATTTGGAAGGCTTTGGCTCGTTGGCGGGCGTGGCTCAGGCGAAGGGCGAAATTTATCGTGGTTTGAAAGCGGGCGGGACGGCAATCGTCAATTTAGCCCATTATTATCCGCAATGGCAGCAAGAGATTGGTAATCACGAAAGGCAATCCTTCTGCTACACGGGTGAAGACAAAGACCGCTATGCGGATTTCTGGGCGGAAGATGTTGAGCTGCTGCTCAATGGTTCTCGCTTTACGTTGCACAGTCCGCAAGGTGAGATTGCGATCAACTTGCCTTATTTGGGTGAACACAACATCAGCAATGCATTGGCGGCTACATCGCTTGCCATGGCGGTGGGGGCGGATCTTGCCGCAATCAAAGCAGGCTTGGAGCAGCGTTCAGCAGTGAAAGGGCGGCTCTATCCGATTGAAATCAATCCAAATTTATTGCTGATTGATGACAGTTACAATGCGAATGTGGATTCGATGAAATCCGCCGTTTCAGTGCTGAAAAATTACCCTGCATTCCGTATTTTTGCGGTGGGTGATATGGCAGAATTAGGTAAGGAAAGTGCCGCTTGTCATCAAGAAGTGGCGGATGTTGTCGCCCAAGCAGATTTAGATTTGGTTGTTTCGTTCGGTAAAGAGAGTGCGGTAATTAGCCAAAATGAAGCTCATCATTTCACCGACAAAGCGGCGATAGCAGAATTTTTAACGCAACTTATTTTGCAAAAACAAGCGGAAAATCAACCGTTAGTCTTATTGGCTAAAGGCTCTCGTAGTCAAAAAATGGACGAGTTGATTGCGATGTTGTGTCAGGCTTTTAATGTTTCTTTTTAA